The nucleotide window GATCATCCTCATGTTACTGGGACTGATTTTCCGCGGAGTGGCCTTTGAGTTTCGCTTCAAAGCCAGCGGCAAATCCCAACGCATCTGGGATGTTTCCTTTCATTTCGGCTCCGCTCTCGCGGCGCTGATGCAGGGGATGATTATCGGCGCCATCGTGCAGGGCATTGAAGTCGAAGGCCGCAGCTATGCCGGCGGGGCTTTCGACTGGCTCAATGCTTACAGTCTCATGAACGGAGTGGGTCTGTTATTCGGCTACGCCCTGCTGGGCGCCACCTGGCTGGTGATCAAAACCGATGGTGAAACCCAGGCCTGGGCCCGCAAAAGCGCCGCTTATGCCATCGGTTTTGTGGCTTTGGCTCTGGCGGCCGTCAGCATCAGCGTACCGATCATGAACCCTGCGATTCGATCGCTATGGTTCAGCATGCCCAACTTCTTTTTGCTGGCGCCCATCCCGACTGCCAGTGGGATCATGCTGGTCATCATCTGGCGCGATCTGCACACCGACCGGGAGGTGCGCCCGTTTTTACTGAGTTTCGGCGTGTTTCTAACCGGCTACCTGGGTATTGCCATCAGCATGTGGCCCTATGTGGTCCCCTTTGCGGTGACCTACCGTCAAGCGGCGGCCACGCCCGA belongs to Desulfobacterales bacterium and includes:
- the cydB gene encoding cytochrome d ubiquinol oxidase subunit II, with amino-acid sequence MFSFESFVDLPMLWFGIIAIAIFLYILLDGFDLGVGILFPFAPTDQCRDRMMNSIAPFWDGNETWLVLGGGGLLAAFPLAFVILMPALYIPIILMLLGLIFRGVAFEFRFKASGKSQRIWDVSFHFGSALAALMQGMIIGAIVQGIEVEGRSYAGGAFDWLNAYSLMNGVGLLFGYALLGATWLVIKTDGETQAWARKSAAYAIGFVALALAAVSISVPIMNPAIRSLWFSMPNFFLLAPIPTASGIMLVIIWRDLHTDREVRPFLLSFGVFLTGYLGIAISMWPYVVPFAVTYRQAAATPESQSLLLVGTAVMLPLILAYIGYCYYVFRGKASHEHESAY